In bacterium, the sequence AGCCCTAGTCCAATTCTCAGGGCAATTTCACGCCACCGAACCATGAAGGAACGAATGGCTTCTGTGTGTTTATCGGCTTCACGCCCGTTTTGGTTCTCGTAATGAGTAAAAATTCCAGAGGCTTCTTTCGATGTTGAGATCGTTACAGGTTCCTTACCGTGAAACGCCTCTAGCATAACCCTGCAATGCCGACCCCAGCGCTCTAGCAATTCAGAATCAACGTGCAAAATCCTATATGGATCTTCGTCCTGATATTGGCACTCAATAGGAACGAGCATACATCGGGGAAGGAATCCACCGACCTTGAGCTGATTAGAATTCAAGATGCTATCGAATCGGTCTGGAGTAAGAACCCACACTAATGAAGTACATGGATCTTTCACCACAGACTCACGGCTTAGCCGCTCTGAGATAATATCATCACCAGAGAACCCCGCTAGAATGTGAGAATCGTCTGGATTCGTGCTCACGTTCATTCTACCAAGGAGATTGTCTATCGTTCGACCGCCCTCAGTGGTTAGAAAGAGAATAGAGCCGCCGTTAGTGGAAAGAGTCTGAACGGCTTTCTCTTGAGACACGTCATCCTGGATAAGCCTATGAGGATTGATCTTCTGAGCCTCTAGCTTAGCTCTTTCACGCTCTAAATCAGCGAACCGCGCCTTGTATTCATCCAGACCATACACACCGAATTTCTTCTCGTGTTGCTTCTCTTCCAGTGATAACGCCTTGAGCTCGGCACTAATCACAGGGCGCACATCTTCTTCCCACTGGTCTCTTAGCTTCGCTTCATAGTCTCGAATAGGCTTCGCTAGTGGGTTTACCGTGGAAGATTTCCCCGCGCCTGATGGTAATGAGCACACGAGAAAAAGATTTGATCTGACCAGATAATCTCGGAACTCTAGCTGAACGCCCTTACCGTAAAGAGCGCTATTGAGCCCCAGCATAGTAAGAGCGGGAAACGCTACGGGAACGCCGCTCACGCTAGAGATACTCTTAGACAAGTCTCTAAAGAGCTCAGGAAAGGAATCTATTGGGAACGATTCTTCACTCATTGCGCGTTCTCCTTCTGTTCAATCTCAGAAAGAACCGCGTGAATATCCATCACAAGATAGTTAAGCGCTGGTATTGTCTGCACCGCCTTGAGTATCCTATACAATGCGGCAAGCGCTGACTTGCTCAGTAATTTTTGACACCTATAAATCATTACCTTTTTTCTCCTTAAAGAAGGCGTACGGGTACTTACACGAGACCCGCTCGCTGGTTAAAAACGGTTAGCTAACCGCCC encodes:
- a CDS encoding DUF3987 domain-containing protein; amino-acid sequence: MSEESFPIDSFPELFRDLSKSISSVSGVPVAFPALTMLGLNSALYGKGVQLEFRDYLVRSNLFLVCSLPSGAGKSSTVNPLAKPIRDYEAKLRDQWEEDVRPVISAELKALSLEEKQHEKKFGVYGLDEYKARFADLERERAKLEAQKINPHRLIQDDVSQEKAVQTLSTNGGSILFLTTEGGRTIDNLLGRMNVSTNPDDSHILAGFSGDDIISERLSRESVVKDPCTSLVWVLTPDRFDSILNSNQLKVGGFLPRCMLVPIECQYQDEDPYRILHVDSELLERWGRHCRVMLEAFHGKEPVTISTSKEASGIFTHYENQNGREADKHTEAIRSFMVRWREIALRIGLGLHMAEHLMDAPNRELSEETARKAVSIAKWVFKKQM